GGACGCTCTGCCGCATCTGACCCCACAACTCGGGTAGGTTGCGGGTCCGTGATCGAGATCGATTCCGCCTTCGTCACCGAACCGCGCGCCACCTACGCCCGCCTCCGCGAACAGGGCCCGGTGCACCGGGCCACCGCCCCGGACGGCACGTCGGTCTGGCTGGTCACCCGCTACGCCGACGTCCGCGCGGCGCTGGCCGATCCGCGGCTGTCGCTGGACAAGGCGAACTCGAACGGCGGCTACCGGGGCTTCTCGCTGCCGCCCGCGCTCGACGCGAACCTGCTGAACATGGACGCCCCGGAGCACACCAGGCTGCGCCGCACCATCGGCAAGGCCTTCGCCCCGCGCCGGATCGAGCCGCTGCGCCCCCGCGTCCAGCAGCTCGCCGACGCCCTGCTCGACGAGCTGGCTGGGCAGCGGGAGGCGGATCTGATGCCGTCCTACTGCGGTCCGCTGCCGATCGCGGTGATCTGCGAGCTGCTCGGCGTCGGCGAGGCCGACCGGCCGGATTTCCGCGCCTGGACCGACGGCATGCTCGCCCCGGAAACCCCTGATCAGGCCCGCGACTCCCTCGCCGCGCTGCACGCCTACCTGCTCGACCTGATCGCGGAGAAGCGCGCCGAACCCGGCCCGGACTTCCTCAGCGCGCTGGTCGGACTGCGCGACGAGGAGGACCGGCTCACCGAGGACGAACTCACCTCGGCGGCGTTCCTGGTGCTGTTCGCCGGCTACGAGAACACGGTGAACCTGCTGGGCAACGGCCTGATCGCGCTGCTGACCGACCCGGCGGCGCTGACCGCGGCCTGCCGGGGCATCTCACCGACCACTGTGGACGAACTCCTCCGCTACGACCCGCCGCCCCAGCTGGCGATCCGCCGGTTCCCGCGGCAGGACGTGGAGATCGGCGGCGTGACCGTCCCGGCGGGCGAAACCGTCCTGCTGTCGCTGGTCTCCGCGCACCACGACCCCGCCCGCTACCCGGCCCCGGAACGCCTCGACCTCGACCGGGCGGACAACCCGCACCTGGCCTTCGGCCACGGACCGCACTACTGCCTCGGCGCCGCCCTGGCCCGGATGGAAGCCGAGATCGCGCTGAACGCGCTGCTCAGCCGCTTCCCGGACCTGGCCCTGGCAGTCCCGGAACAAGACCTCCAGTGGCGGAACTCCTTCCGCAACCGAGGCCTCCGCACCCTCCCGGTCACCCTGACCTGACCGGGTCCAGCACGCGATTTCAATGGAAATCAGATCTTCGATTTCAATGGAAATTGCGCGCCGTCGGCGTGTCAGGCACCCGACACGCCGACGGCGCGTCGGGATCCACGCAATTTCAATTGAAATCAGACGTCCGATTTCAATTGAAATCGCGGCGTACCGTGGAGGATGTGATGCGAGCGTCGCACCGGATCCGGATCGGCACCTCCGGCTGGGTCTACGGGCCGTGGCACGGCCCGTTCTACCCGCGCGACCTGCGCCGCGGCGGCGAGCTCGAATACCTGTCCCAACACCTCGGCTCCACGGAGATCAACGCGTCCTTCTACTCCCTGCAACGCCCCGAGCACTACCGGCGCTGGGCCGAGCAGACCCCGGACGACTTCCTGTTCGCGGTCAAGGGAAGCCGCTTCATCACCCACATGAAGAAGCTCCGCGACGCGGAAGTACCGCTGGCCAACTTCTTCGCCAGCGGCGTGCTGGCCCTCGGCCGCAAGCTCGGCCCGCTGCTCTGGCAGCTCCCGCCGTCGCTGCCGTTCGACGCCGACCGCCTCACGACGTTCTTCCGCCTCCTCCCGCGCAGCACGGGGGCAGCCGCCGAACTGGCCGCCCGCCACGACGAACGCCTGGCCGGACGAGCCCTCACCGAAACCGACACCGACCAACCGATGCGCCACGCCCTGGAAGTCCGCCACCCCAGCTTCGCCGACCCCGAGCCGGTGGAACTGCTCCGCGAGCACGACATCGGCCTGGTCGTGGCGGACGCGGCGGGCGACTGGCCGCACCTGGAAGACGTCACCAGCGACTTCGTCTACCTCCGCTTCCACGGCGCGGAAGAGCTCTACTCGAGCGGCTACACCCCGGACGACCTGGACCGCTGGGCGAAGCTGATCAAGGCCTGGCACGCGGGGAAGTCCCCGAGGACATCCCACACGGTGGCCCCGCCGGCCTCGGAGTCGCGCGGCCGGGACGTCTACGCCTACTTCGACAACGACGTGAAGGCCTACGCCCCGGCGGACGCCCTATCCCTCGCCGAGCGCTGCACCTGAGGAGGTACCGGGCAGTTCCTGGCGGTCGCCGAAGCGGTCGCGCACCAGCTGCGCCAGGTCGCGGTGACCGTGTGCCGCCAGCGCCTCTGCCAGCCGGTGGCTGAGCGCCGCCCGCTCATCATCGCTGGCCAGGCGCTCGATAGCGGCGAAGACGTGCTGCTCGGCGCCGACTTCGAACTCCTCCGCCACGAACGAGTGCACCGGGTGGATCCAGTTCGGCGCATCGCCGTCCGGCTCCGGGATCCGCCGGTCGTGCGCGGCGGCGGTCAGCTTGCGCAGGTTGCTGATCTGGCGCACGGCTTCGTCGAGATCGCCGTCCTCGCGCCGCGCGAGCCACCAGACCAGCGCACTGCCCGGCGACTGCAGCACCTCCTCGGCGAAGTACGCGCGCTTCTTCCGCTCGTGAGCGCGCTTGCGCTCCCAGAGCTCTTCGTCCTTGCGGGCGGCGGCCAACTGGCGCAACCGCTCGGCATCGGCGTCCGGCAGCGCCAGCCGGACATCGCTCGCCCAGGCCACGACGTGCCCGGACTTGTCCGAGCGAGGTGTGCCGAGCAGGGCGTTCAGCCGGTGCTGCGCCAGCTCGCCGTCCTCCGGCGAGGTCTCCGCGACCACCTCACCCGCCTGCTCCAGCACCAGTTCCACCGCCAGCCCGCCCGGATTCGCGTGCGGCAGCCCCGGCGCATCGGGCTTGACGTACCAGAAGATCGTGCCGGAGAAGGAGAACCGGTACTCCGGGTGCGCGCTGCGCAGCGGTGTCCCGGACACCGGGTGCTCGGTCGGCTTCGGTGCCGCGGGCGTCTCGACGGGCGCCTCCACCGGCGGCGCGGGCCTGCGCCCCACGCGCCCCAGCAGCCACCAGCTGACGGCCCACGGCCCGGCGATCGTCAGGACCACCAGCGCCACCCACAGCCACGTGGGCCACCCGTAGCGCAGCCCGAGCAGGACCCAGATCAGCGCCCCGATCACCGACACGACCTTGACGGCAGTGCGTTGATCCTGATTCATCGCGCTTTCCTCCACACACCGGTCTGATGCCATCCAACTGACTACCGGGTGATGAGCCCGCTGCGAACGATCCAGCCGGTTTTGCCCTCGAACAGAGCACTAGAACGCCAGGAACACCGCGGTGGCGTCGTCGTGGTGCTTTTCGCGCGGCGGTTTCGGGGCCGCTGCTTCCGCTTTCCGGACCTGGGCGATGAGTTCGGTCGGGCCTGCCTTCTCCAGCAGGTCCAGGAGGTCCGGCCAGTTCCCGAGGGCGTACATGTCCACGTAGCGGGAGGCGCCGTCGCTGAGCAGGGCCGCTCGGCCGACGTCGCGCAGGGTGCCTTGGAGCGCTTCGTAGGCCGCTTCGGGTTTCGTGCTCGCCACCCAGAAGCCGCCGGGCTGGTTGCGCAGGTCGCGCACCGCTTGCTGCGTGTAGCTCGGGAGGCGGTCCACGCGGTCGTCGACGATCGCGCCGTGGTCGAAGACGATCGGGCTGTCCGCGAGCACCAGGTACTCGATCTCCTCGCCCGCCCGCAGGATCGACACCGTCGACGACGGGCTGGACGGGTTGCGCAGGTCGCAGGTGTCCGCGTGCGCCGCGCAGGTCGACTCGACGGCCTCCGCCAGCAGATCCGCCAGCGGGCGGTCCGAGGCCGGGAGCCGCCGGGCGAGCTCGGCACCGAGGCGGTGCACCAGCCACGGCACGTCGTGCGCGCATCCGCTGTCCACATCGGACGGTGCGGTCGCGCCGTCGAGGACGAAGGCCCAGTCCGGGCCGACGGCGTGGTAGTCCTCGTTCACACGCCCCGGCGTCGCCAGCGTCGCGCAGGTCGCCTGCACGGTCAGCTACCCGGAAGCTGATGCAGCGCCGTCACCAGCGGCGCCAGCTCGGGCGTCTCGCAGGCCTCGGCGAGCGACTTCTCCAGGACCTCGTCGTGGGTCGGGCGCGCCTTCTCCAGCAGCTTGCGACCGGAGTCCGTGAGCTCGGTGTAGATGCCGCGGCGGTCGTCCTTGCACAGCACGCGGGTGAGCAGTTCCCGGTCTTCCAGCCTGCTGACCAGCCGGGTCGTCGCGCTGCTGCTCAACGCGGTGGCGCGGGCCAGCTGCTGCATCCGCATGTGCCACCCGTCCTGGCGGCTGAGCGCGTCGAGCACCGTGTACTCGACGACCGACAGGCCGCACTCGGCCTGCAGAGCCTTCTCCAGCGCCGTCTCAAGCCTGCCGTGCAGGGCCGCGAGCGTGCGCCAACCGCGCGCCCGGATCTCCACGGCGTCGTCAGCGATCCCCATCCCACACCTCCCGACCGTCATTCTACCAGCTCACGCAGCTATGGAGCGCGCGCAAATAACCACGCGGGTCAGCCCGTCGGATCCCACAACCCACTGGCCGCGCCGCGAGCGAGGTGCTCGGCGTAAACGCCGACCTTCCACGCGATGAGCGAACGGCACTCCTCCAGAGCCGCCATCTGCGCGTCGACGCGCTGCCGGTGGGCGTCGAGCAGCCGCAGGCGTTCTGCCTCGTTACCCGGTCCGCACCGCACCAGCTCGGCGAACCGCTTGAGGTCGGCCAGCGGCATCCCGGACTCCCGGAGCTTGACGCAGATCAGCAACCAATCGACATCGGCACCGGTGTAGCGCCGCCGCCCGCCAGCGGTGCGTTCGACGGGCCCGACCAGCAGCCCTTCCCGCTCGTAGAAGCGCAACGCGTGCACGCTGAGCCCGGTCCGCTCGGCCACGTCACCGATGCTCAGCCGCTCCTCGACAGCCATGCCCGCCAGCCTAGGACTTGATCTAGAGCGCGCTCTAGCTCGTAGCGTCAGCGACATGACCGCCATCGATCAGCAACCGCTCGGCTCGCCCTTCTCCGCCTCCAGCACCGCCGAGGAGGTCACGGCCGGTCTCGACCTCCGCGGCGCGACCGCCGTGGTGACCGGCGGCTATTCCGGCCTCGGACTGGAGACCACGCGGAACCTGGCAGCCGCCGGAGCCCGGGTCATCGTCCCGGCACGCCGCCCCGACACCGCCCGCGCCGCGCTCGCGGGCCTCGCGGGCTGCGAGGTCGTTCCTCTGGACCTGACCGATCCCGCCAGCGTGCGCGCCGCGGCCGCGCGGATCCACGACTCCGTCGAGCGGATCGACCTCCTGATGGCGATCGCAGGCGTCATGGCCACCCCGGAACGCCACATCGGTCCCGGCTGGGAGAGCCAGCTCGCCGCCAACCACCTCGGGCACTTCACCCTCACCTGCGAGCTCTACCCGCTGCTGGCCGCCGGCGGCGCGCGCGTCGTGGTCAACAGCTCCGCTGGGCACACCTTGACCGACATCCGGTGGCACGACCCGCACTTCCGCACCGGCTACGACAAGTGGCTGGCCTACGGCCAGGCCAAGACGGCCAACGCCCTGTTCGCCGTGCACCTGGACGTCCTCGGGCGCGACGACGGCGTCCGCGCGTTCGCCCTCCACCCGGGCAAGATCATCACCGGCCTCCAGCGCGAGATGGCCCACCAGGAGCAGATCGACCGGGGCTGGGTGGACGAGCACGGCAACGTGATCGGCGCCGACTTCAAAACGCCCTCCCAAGGCTCTGCAACCGGCCTGTGGGCAGCCACCTCCCCGCTCCTCGACGACCGAGGTGGCCTCTACCTCGAAGACTGCGAAGTGGCGAGCACCTCCACCCCCGACCAGCACATGGACGAAGGAGGAGTCCGCGAATACGCCATCGACCCGGATTCAGCGGCCCGCCTCTGGGACCTCTCCCTCGCAACAACCGGAGCCACCCCGATCCCCCGATGACCAGTCGTGCTCAACGAGCCGGGTGCAGACAATGCAAATTCTCCTGCAGCAAATCCCGAACACGTGGCCATTTCCAATGAACGGCAAGCGACCCGACCGAATTTCCGCGCAGATCCGCCGATGCGCCAACGACATCGGAGTTCCGCGCTTCTCCGCGTCGTCCACCTGCTGGCCGAACACCGGGCATTGCGTAGCCGCGCATCGGCTCGCTCCGATACCGTTCCGCCGGAATGAAGAGCCCGGCTGCCGACGCAGCGGCAGCCGACCACGGCGGGAGCGGGTATGCCGCAGCGAATATGGCTCGATGTGCCGTTCGCGGAGAAGGACGAGGCCAAAGCACGCGGGGCGCGGTGGGATCCGACGGCGAAGCGCTGGTACGCGCCGCGCCCGGGCATCGCCGAACTTGGGCGCTGGGCAGCCCTGCCCGGCGTCCCGGATCCGCTGCCCGGCGAGGACCGCGCGTTCGGGTCAGGGCTGTTCGTGGATCTGGTGCCCTCGTCGTGCTGGTTCACCAACGTGCGGTCGTGCGTGGCCGAGCGCGACTGGGAGCGGTTGCGGCGGATGATCACCGGGCGGGCCGGGCAGCGCTGCGAGATCTGCCTGCGCGGCGAGGATCGCGGCACCCGGCGCTGGCTGGAGGCGCACGAGCGCTGGGCCTACGACGACAGCACCCGCACCCAGGTGCTGCGCCGCCTGATCTGCGTGTGCACCGACTGCCACACGACCACCCACTTCGGGCTCGCCCAGGTCAGGGGGATCGACGACCGAGCGCTGGCACACCTGCGCGAGGTCACCGGGATGTCAGCGCTCGAAGCCGACGAGCACGTCGGAGCGGCCTTCGACCTGTGGCGCAGGCGCTCGGTGACGGAGTGGGAGCTCGACCTGAGCATCCTCACCGACGCCGGGATCACCGTCACCCCGCCCCCGACCGCCGCGGATCGCGCCGCCGTCGCCGAGCGGACGCTCCACGTGCAGCGCGATCACGAGCCCAGGCGGTAGAAGCCGGTGAGGTGCGGGGTGTACTTCATGTCCGGGCCCAGGCCGGCGCGAACGCGGTCGTCCGGGTCTCCGAAGACCTCGAAGTCCTGGACGACGCAGTGCTCCATCACGCCCTGGATGTAGGGATCGGCGAGCTCCCAGTGCCGGAGGATCGCGTCGGAATCGGCGTAGAGCTGGAAGCTGGTGCACTCCGAGCGGTCCTCGTCGATGAAGACCTCCACCATGAGCTGCGGGCCGTGCTCGGTGGCGAAGTCCACCGCCTCCCGGATCGCCGCCTTGAACTCCACCAGGTGGCCGTCGGTGATCCGCATGGTGTTCCGGAACAGGATCGGCGCGTTCGTCTCGGTCATGCAGCGATCTTGCGACCTCCACCATGCTGGAGGTCAAGGGCCGCGGCGCGCGGCATACATAAGAACGGGATCCCGCAGCCAGGCGGCCTCTGAGGTTCCGCTACCCGCACTGCCACGCAAAACGAGCCTGGAACCCGTATTTCAGTGGTCGTCGTCGCGGAAGAACATCTCTTCCAGGTGGTCGGCCGTTTCCGCGATGAAGTTCAGCGGGTCGGTGAACTCGTTGATGTCCAGGTTCAGCAGCGGGACCGAGTGGCGGAGCAGGACGTGGTCGCCCATGATCACCGCTCCGCAGACCACCGAGACCTGGCCCAGCTCCCACAGCAGCTTCTGCAGGTCCACGTCGGCCGCGCGGCCGATCACCGAGACCACCTGCACCCAGTCCTCGCGGCCGTCGAGCCGCTCCCGGTAGATGATGACGATCTGGCTTCGGTCGTCCTCGTACTCGACGAGGACCCGGATCTCGTCGTCGCCGTCCTCGATGATCCGGTACTCGGTCTCGGTGTCCACGTCCTCGGCCACGGCGTACTCGGCCCGGACGAACGCCGCGAGATCTTCCCAGGTCGCCACGCAACCTCCCCAGTCGCAAAGCCGCGCTCCCCGCGCGATTTCCGACCGCGATCGTGCCACGACCGCCCGTCACGCGGGCGCGTTTTCCGCCCAAGCGGTGACGGGCGGCGGATCAGACCCGGGCGAACAGGACGTACGCCTCCACACCGCCCTTGTCGTTCGCGGTCGCGGAGAAGTGCTCGACCCGCCAGCCGACCGCCTCGATCGCCTCGATCCGCTCCGCCCACGGGTCGATCGCATCGTCCTTGGTGCTGCTCAGCGCGATCAACCGAGCCACGAACCTGGTCCGCCCCGCAGCGCGCGCTTCGGTCGCCAGCTCGCCGAGATCGGCCGCGCTGTTCTTGAAGAGTCCCATGCCGGACATCAAACCAGGCCCGGCGGCCGGCCCAATCTTGCCAATGACCATTGACACGATCGGCGATGTCATCGATCCTGGTAGCCGTTACCCCGGGTAACACCTACCCACCGGGTGGGGATCGCCTCCGTCGTCACCCCGCAGGGAGCCCTCATGACCAGCAGCATCACCAAGGACGACGAGACCCCGCAGCACGAAGACCGGCACGACATGGCCGACCGGCTGCTGCGCTCGTCGGAGATCCTGTCCTACGACCCGGTCCAGGAAGTGGACTGGGAGACGCCGCTCGACACCGACTACCACGGGACCAGCCCCGAGTGGAGCACCCTGTACGGGACGGCGTACTGGGCGGAGATGACGCCGGAGCAGCAGCGGGAGCTGACCCGCCAGGAGGCCGCGTCGGTGGCCAGCACCGGCATCTGGTTCGAGATGATCCTGCAGCAGATGGTGCTGCGGGACTTCTACGCCAAGGACCCGACCGACCCGGCCTTCCAGTGGGCGCTGACCGAGATCGCCGACGAGTGCCGGCACTCGATCATGTTCGCCCGCGGGGCCGCGAAGCTGCGCGCGCCCGCCTACCGGCCGACCCGCCTGGTGGTGGAGCTGGGCCGCGTGTTCAAGACGCTCGCCTTCGGCGAGGCCGCCTACGCCGCGATCCTGGTCGCCGAGGAGGTCCTCGACGTCATGCAGCGCGACTGGATGCGCGACGAGCGGGTGGTGCCGTTCGTGCGGACGGTGAACAACATCCACGTCGTGGAGGAATCGCGGCACATGAAGTTCGCCCGCGAGGAGACCAAGGCGCGGCTGGAGGGCGCGAGCTGGCTGCGGCGGCAGATCAACGCCGTGGTGGTCGCCGGTGCCTCCTACTTCATCGTCACCAGCATGTGGAACAAGAAGGTGTACGAGAACGCGGGCCTGGACAGCAAGCGCGCCATCCGCGAGGCCAAGGCCAACGAGCACCACAAGTCCATGCTGCGCTCCAGCTGCGCCGGGCTGATGGAGTTCCTCAACTCCGCCGGCCTGCTCACCAAGGCCTCGCACTGGTTCTACAAGCGCGCCAACCTGATCTGAGCGGTCGTCCCCCGAACTCGTCCGCACAGCGGTGCGGGCAGCGGAACCTCAGGCGTCGCCCGGCACCCCGCGAGCGGGTTGCCCCGCCGGGCGGCGCCTGAGACCCGCAGCGGTGCACGTCGAGCCGCGCGTGCGGTTCCCGCAGCCGGAAAGGATCCCCGAACCCCATGCCGTACGCGATCACCCAGACGTGCTGCAACGACGCGACCTGCGTGAAGGTCTGCCCGGTCAACTGCATCCACCCGACGCCGGACGAGCCGGACTTCGGCACCACCGACATGCTCTACATCGACCCGGCCACCTGCATCGACTGCGGCGCGTGCGCCGATGCGTGCCCGGTCGACGCGATCTTCCCGGTGGAGCGCCTGACCAAGCAGCTGCGGCCCTACGCCGAGGTCAACGCCGCCTACTACGCGGATCAGGCCCCGGCGCAGCAGGACCCGACGCCGAACTTCCACCGCTGGGGCCCACCGGTGTTCCACCGCGACATCCCCAGCGACTTCGCGCCGCTGGACGTCGCGGTCGTGGGCACCGGGCCGGCCGGCATGTACGCGGTGGAAGACCTGCTGCTGCACACCAACTCCCGCGTCACGCTGATCGACCGGCTGCCGGTGGCCGGTGGCCTGGTGCGCTACGGCGTCGCTCCGGACCACCCGTCCACGAAGAAGATCGGCGAGGCCTTCAGCCGCTTCCACACGCACCCGAGGCTGCGCCTGCGCCTGGGCGTCGAGGTCGGCAAGGACGTCACCGCCGACGAGCTCGCGACCAAGCACGACGCCGTGATCTACGCCGTCGGCGCGTCATCGGCCCGCAGCCTCGGCATCCCCGGTGAGGACCTGCCCGGCAGCGTCGCGGCCACCGACGTGGTGGCCTGGTACAACGGCCACCCCGACGCCGGTGCGGTCGACCTCTCGGCGGAGCGGGTCGTCGTGGTGGGCAGCGGAAACGTGGCGCTCGACGTGGCCCGGATCCTCACCGCGGACCCGAAGTCCCTGGCGCGCACCACCATTTCGCCCGCCGCACTGGCGCAGCTCCGCTCCAGCAAGGTCCGCGAGGTGGTGCTGCTGGCCCGCCGCGGCCCGGATGCGGCCGCCTACA
This portion of the Saccharopolyspora antimicrobica genome encodes:
- a CDS encoding SDR family NAD(P)-dependent oxidoreductase; the protein is MTAIDQQPLGSPFSASSTAEEVTAGLDLRGATAVVTGGYSGLGLETTRNLAAAGARVIVPARRPDTARAALAGLAGCEVVPLDLTDPASVRAAAARIHDSVERIDLLMAIAGVMATPERHIGPGWESQLAANHLGHFTLTCELYPLLAAGGARVVVNSSAGHTLTDIRWHDPHFRTGYDKWLAYGQAKTANALFAVHLDVLGRDDGVRAFALHPGKIITGLQREMAHQEQIDRGWVDEHGNVIGADFKTPSQGSATGLWAATSPLLDDRGGLYLEDCEVASTSTPDQHMDEGGVREYAIDPDSAARLWDLSLATTGATPIPR
- a CDS encoding cytochrome P450 family protein, which encodes MIEIDSAFVTEPRATYARLREQGPVHRATAPDGTSVWLVTRYADVRAALADPRLSLDKANSNGGYRGFSLPPALDANLLNMDAPEHTRLRRTIGKAFAPRRIEPLRPRVQQLADALLDELAGQREADLMPSYCGPLPIAVICELLGVGEADRPDFRAWTDGMLAPETPDQARDSLAALHAYLLDLIAEKRAEPGPDFLSALVGLRDEEDRLTEDELTSAAFLVLFAGYENTVNLLGNGLIALLTDPAALTAACRGISPTTVDELLRYDPPPQLAIRRFPRQDVEIGGVTVPAGETVLLSLVSAHHDPARYPAPERLDLDRADNPHLAFGHGPHYCLGAALARMEAEIALNALLSRFPDLALAVPEQDLQWRNSFRNRGLRTLPVTLT
- a CDS encoding AurF N-oxygenase family protein, with the protein product MTSSITKDDETPQHEDRHDMADRLLRSSEILSYDPVQEVDWETPLDTDYHGTSPEWSTLYGTAYWAEMTPEQQRELTRQEAASVASTGIWFEMILQQMVLRDFYAKDPTDPAFQWALTEIADECRHSIMFARGAAKLRAPAYRPTRLVVELGRVFKTLAFGEAAYAAILVAEEVLDVMQRDWMRDERVVPFVRTVNNIHVVEESRHMKFAREETKARLEGASWLRRQINAVVVAGASYFIVTSMWNKKVYENAGLDSKRAIREAKANEHHKSMLRSSCAGLMEFLNSAGLLTKASHWFYKRANLI
- a CDS encoding FAD-dependent oxidoreductase, with amino-acid sequence MPYAITQTCCNDATCVKVCPVNCIHPTPDEPDFGTTDMLYIDPATCIDCGACADACPVDAIFPVERLTKQLRPYAEVNAAYYADQAPAQQDPTPNFHRWGPPVFHRDIPSDFAPLDVAVVGTGPAGMYAVEDLLLHTNSRVTLIDRLPVAGGLVRYGVAPDHPSTKKIGEAFSRFHTHPRLRLRLGVEVGKDVTADELATKHDAVIYAVGASSARSLGIPGEDLPGSVAATDVVAWYNGHPDAGAVDLSAERVVVVGSGNVALDVARILTADPKSLARTTISPAALAQLRSSKVREVVLLARRGPDAAAYTAPELLALTQQDDVDLVVDAHDPQIAEEIETAGAKAALLQGLPREAVDWSAPPQHGKRRIVLRFNSAPQEILGDTQVRALRVTGDVEIAAGRVIRAVGYRGTELPGLPFDAGTGTIPHEGGRVRPGTYVVGWIKRGPSGGIGANRTCAQETVGSLLEDAVAGRLAK
- a CDS encoding MarR family winged helix-turn-helix transcriptional regulator; its protein translation is MGIADDAVEIRARGWRTLAALHGRLETALEKALQAECGLSVVEYTVLDALSRQDGWHMRMQQLARATALSSSATTRLVSRLEDRELLTRVLCKDDRRGIYTELTDSGRKLLEKARPTHDEVLEKSLAEACETPELAPLVTALHQLPGS
- a CDS encoding protein phosphatase 2C domain-containing protein, whose amino-acid sequence is MQATCATLATPGRVNEDYHAVGPDWAFVLDGATAPSDVDSGCAHDVPWLVHRLGAELARRLPASDRPLADLLAEAVESTCAAHADTCDLRNPSSPSSTVSILRAGEEIEYLVLADSPIVFDHGAIVDDRVDRLPSYTQQAVRDLRNQPGGFWVASTKPEAAYEALQGTLRDVGRAALLSDGASRYVDMYALGNWPDLLDLLEKAGPTELIAQVRKAEAAAPKPPREKHHDDATAVFLAF
- a CDS encoding DUF72 domain-containing protein → MRASHRIRIGTSGWVYGPWHGPFYPRDLRRGGELEYLSQHLGSTEINASFYSLQRPEHYRRWAEQTPDDFLFAVKGSRFITHMKKLRDAEVPLANFFASGVLALGRKLGPLLWQLPPSLPFDADRLTTFFRLLPRSTGAAAELAARHDERLAGRALTETDTDQPMRHALEVRHPSFADPEPVELLREHDIGLVVADAAGDWPHLEDVTSDFVYLRFHGAEELYSSGYTPDDLDRWAKLIKAWHAGKSPRTSHTVAPPASESRGRDVYAYFDNDVKAYAPADALSLAERCT
- a CDS encoding DUF5710 domain-containing protein, producing MPQRIWLDVPFAEKDEAKARGARWDPTAKRWYAPRPGIAELGRWAALPGVPDPLPGEDRAFGSGLFVDLVPSSCWFTNVRSCVAERDWERLRRMITGRAGQRCEICLRGEDRGTRRWLEAHERWAYDDSTRTQVLRRLICVCTDCHTTTHFGLAQVRGIDDRALAHLREVTGMSALEADEHVGAAFDLWRRRSVTEWELDLSILTDAGITVTPPPTAADRAAVAERTLHVQRDHEPRR
- a CDS encoding MerR family transcriptional regulator, with the protein product MAVEERLSIGDVAERTGLSVHALRFYEREGLLVGPVERTAGGRRRYTGADVDWLLICVKLRESGMPLADLKRFAELVRCGPGNEAERLRLLDAHRQRVDAQMAALEECRSLIAWKVGVYAEHLARGAASGLWDPTG